The Nonlabens spongiae genome contains a region encoding:
- the lpxK gene encoding tetraacyldisaccharide 4'-kinase, whose product MRKLRLLLYPFAVLYDLITALRNFFFNVGLTKQYRPKVFTVAVGNLSTGGTGKTPMIEYLIRSITDKKVGVVSRGYGRSTRGYLEVETSHTPKEVGDEPLQIKTKFADSIKVAVAEKRVLGIKNLSERYDLDVILLDDAYQHRHVKAHKYILLTSYDRPYYQDFVLPAGDLRESAAGVTRADHIIVTKCPSNLSVGEQNKIRKKIKPRSYQTVDFAYIGYSNVLQGDEKLPLEGLKQKKVTLVTGIAKPQPLVDHLSQFLEVDHLKFPDHHNFTDQDIEKIRKMNFIITTEKDYMRLKKFGIPNLYFIEIETKFLGEEDLDFTNIK is encoded by the coding sequence ATGCGCAAACTTCGTCTTTTGCTGTATCCCTTCGCGGTTCTTTATGACCTTATAACGGCTTTGCGCAATTTCTTCTTCAACGTGGGACTCACTAAGCAATACCGCCCCAAAGTGTTTACGGTAGCAGTAGGAAATTTGAGCACGGGTGGAACGGGTAAAACACCTATGATTGAATATTTGATTCGTTCCATAACCGATAAAAAAGTCGGAGTGGTAAGTAGAGGGTACGGTAGATCGACTCGCGGTTATCTCGAGGTAGAAACAAGTCACACTCCTAAAGAAGTGGGAGACGAGCCGCTGCAAATTAAAACAAAGTTTGCCGATTCCATAAAAGTCGCTGTCGCCGAAAAACGTGTTCTGGGAATTAAAAACTTGAGTGAGAGATATGATCTCGATGTGATTCTGCTGGATGATGCTTATCAGCACCGGCACGTGAAAGCTCACAAATACATTTTGTTAACATCGTACGATCGACCTTATTACCAGGATTTTGTTTTACCAGCCGGAGATTTGCGTGAGTCCGCTGCTGGAGTAACGAGAGCAGACCATATTATTGTCACAAAATGCCCGTCCAATTTGAGCGTTGGCGAGCAAAATAAAATTCGTAAAAAGATAAAGCCGCGATCATACCAAACTGTGGATTTTGCCTATATAGGTTATTCAAATGTTTTACAAGGCGATGAAAAACTTCCTTTGGAGGGTTTGAAACAAAAGAAAGTTACTTTGGTTACCGGCATCGCAAAACCGCAACCTCTGGTAGATCACCTCTCTCAATTTCTTGAAGTGGATCACCTCAAATTTCCTGATCATCATAATTTTACGGATCAGGATATAGAAAAAATTCGGAAAATGAATTTCATCATCACGACTGAGAAAGATTACATGCGTTTGAAAAAGTTTGGAATCCCAAATCTCTATTTCATTGAGATCGAAACTAAGTTCTTAGGAGAAGAAGATTTGGATTTCACGAATATTAAGTGA
- the hemH gene encoding ferrochelatase, producing the protein MSKGVLLVNLGSPDSTDPKDVKKYLDEFLMDERVIDLPYVLRALLVKGIILNTRPKKSAEAYSKIWWDEGSPLIVLSERLQDKIDSFTSVPIALAMRYGSMTIENGLEELHQKGVDEVLLIPLYPQFAMATVETIVVLAEKIRAEKYPQMSFTQMPPFYNHPDYIRVLSESIKESLEGKEYEHLLFSYHGVPKRHIRKSDITNGHCKMDGKCCATPSPAHQFCYSHQCKEVTRLVGEYLELEEGTYSTTFQSRLGFDPWLTPYTDRTIEKMGLGGTKKLAIATPAFVSDCLETLEEIAMEGEEIFHEVGGKEFHVIPCLNDREDWVKVLSRWIDEWAMQPVEATV; encoded by the coding sequence ATGAGCAAAGGAGTTTTATTAGTAAATCTAGGTTCGCCAGATAGTACAGATCCTAAGGATGTCAAGAAATACCTTGACGAATTTCTGATGGATGAGCGTGTCATCGATCTTCCTTATGTGTTAAGAGCGTTACTTGTAAAAGGTATAATTCTTAATACCAGACCTAAAAAAAGTGCCGAGGCCTATTCTAAAATCTGGTGGGATGAGGGGAGTCCCTTGATCGTGCTATCAGAACGGCTTCAAGATAAGATTGATAGTTTTACTAGTGTTCCTATTGCCTTAGCAATGCGATACGGGAGCATGACTATAGAAAATGGTCTAGAAGAATTGCATCAAAAAGGAGTTGACGAGGTTTTGCTTATACCGCTTTATCCGCAATTTGCGATGGCGACGGTGGAGACCATTGTTGTGCTGGCAGAGAAAATTAGAGCTGAGAAGTACCCGCAAATGTCATTCACACAGATGCCGCCTTTTTACAATCATCCCGATTATATACGAGTGCTTTCTGAATCCATTAAAGAATCTCTTGAAGGTAAGGAGTACGAGCATTTGTTGTTTTCCTATCACGGCGTCCCAAAACGTCACATCAGAAAAAGCGATATCACTAATGGGCATTGTAAAATGGATGGAAAATGCTGTGCGACTCCATCACCTGCCCATCAATTTTGCTACAGCCATCAATGTAAGGAAGTCACTCGACTCGTAGGCGAATATTTAGAATTAGAAGAAGGAACTTATTCCACCACATTTCAATCACGCCTAGGGTTTGATCCATGGTTGACGCCTTATACCGATCGCACCATTGAGAAAATGGGACTGGGAGGAACTAAAAAACTTGCGATAGCTACACCGGCATTTGTAAGCGATTGTCTGGAAACACTAGAAGAAATCGCAATGGAAGGCGAAGAGATTTTCCACGAAGTAGGAGGTAAGGAGTTCCACGTTATCCCTTGCCTTAACGATCGCGAGGACTGGGTAAAAGTCTTAAGCCGCTGGATAGATGAATGGGCGATGCAGCCTGTTGAAGCAACCGTATAA
- the murB gene encoding UDP-N-acetylmuramate dehydrogenase, whose amino-acid sequence MIEVREQFSLKEYNTFGVSAFAKAYIKATSLQQLKEAIGYCNGQDIFLLGGGSNMLIKNNIERTVVHVCLKGKEVLNNVKGKVSLKVMAGENWHELVLYCIEQNYAGLENLSLIPGNVGTAPIQNIGAYGVELKDVFVSCDVLDTATLEEKTLTKQECKFGYRDSIFKNEALGKYVITAVTFELTDLNSTDDYQLKTDYGAIKKELARLEGPVNIQKASQAVINIRSSKLPDPKVIGNSGSFFKNPVIEKRLYDDLKSRFPDLPCYPLDDLHVKVPAGWLIDKSGLKGKRYGDAGVHDRQALVLVNHGNATGEEILEVAHKVQKAVKKTFDINIEMEVNLIEG is encoded by the coding sequence GTGATTGAGGTCCGGGAGCAATTTTCCTTAAAGGAGTATAATACTTTTGGAGTTTCCGCTTTCGCGAAAGCGTACATAAAAGCAACCTCACTGCAACAATTAAAGGAAGCGATAGGATATTGTAACGGTCAGGATATTTTCTTGCTGGGCGGCGGAAGCAACATGCTCATCAAAAACAATATTGAGCGCACCGTTGTACACGTATGCCTAAAAGGTAAAGAGGTTCTCAATAATGTAAAGGGCAAAGTCAGTCTGAAAGTCATGGCTGGCGAAAACTGGCACGAGCTGGTTCTCTACTGCATCGAGCAAAACTATGCCGGTTTAGAAAATCTATCTCTTATCCCTGGAAATGTGGGGACTGCTCCTATTCAAAATATAGGTGCTTATGGCGTAGAACTTAAGGATGTTTTTGTGAGTTGCGATGTTTTGGACACCGCGACCCTTGAAGAAAAGACGCTGACTAAACAAGAATGCAAATTCGGTTATCGGGACAGTATTTTCAAGAATGAGGCGCTGGGAAAATATGTGATCACCGCTGTCACATTTGAGCTGACTGATTTGAATTCTACAGATGATTATCAGCTTAAAACGGATTACGGCGCTATAAAAAAGGAACTTGCCCGACTTGAAGGTCCCGTGAATATTCAAAAAGCATCTCAGGCAGTCATTAATATTAGGAGTAGCAAACTCCCTGATCCTAAAGTTATAGGGAACAGTGGTAGTTTCTTTAAAAATCCAGTGATAGAGAAACGCTTGTACGATGACTTAAAATCCCGCTTTCCAGATTTACCATGCTATCCTTTGGATGATTTGCATGTCAAAGTTCCTGCTGGATGGTTGATCGACAAGTCTGGATTGAAAGGCAAGCGATATGGCGATGCTGGAGTGCACGATCGTCAGGCACTCGTTTTAGTCAATCATGGTAATGCAACCGGTGAGGAGATTCTAGAAGTGGCACATAAGGTCCAGAAAGCGGTTAAAAAAACCTTTGATATCAATATTGAAATGGAAGTTAATCTGATTGAAGGCTAG
- a CDS encoding type II toxin-antitoxin system RelE/ParE family toxin gives MVHLLTFDEEALIDFKEAVEYYKQISADLASRFQVEFWSKIEELKTNPLQYQSRYRDIRLAHLKKFPYAIHFIMEDKRVVVFRILHHKQFYK, from the coding sequence ATGGTTCATCTCCTGACTTTTGATGAAGAGGCTCTTATCGATTTCAAAGAAGCGGTTGAGTATTACAAGCAAATTTCGGCCGATTTAGCAAGTAGATTCCAAGTTGAATTTTGGAGTAAGATTGAAGAGCTCAAGACAAACCCATTGCAGTATCAGTCGAGATATCGAGACATCAGATTAGCTCACTTGAAAAAGTTTCCATATGCTATTCATTTTATAATGGAAGATAAACGAGTTGTAGTTTTTAGAATTTTGCACCACAAACAGTTTTATAAGTAA
- the msrA gene encoding peptide-methionine (S)-S-oxide reductase MsrA, giving the protein MKLLTLILAAFLSTGCAEEKKEKEIVQNIEPIEVAAQNGMERAYFASGCFWCVEEIYESVKGVSEVISGYSGGNSDNPTYRNHADHAEANEVIYDPEKVRFKTLVDVYFASQNIEQENGQGPDIGHSYRSIIFYQNAEQKQIIDAKIAELTKEGYDVAAEVKPFQKFYKAEDYHQDYATNNPNNRYIQGVSIPRFKRFASKMPEVVKKEALQH; this is encoded by the coding sequence ATGAAATTATTGACATTAATCCTCGCAGCCTTTTTGAGTACTGGCTGTGCAGAGGAAAAAAAAGAAAAGGAAATTGTCCAAAATATCGAACCCATAGAAGTCGCTGCACAAAACGGCATGGAGCGCGCTTATTTTGCCAGTGGCTGTTTTTGGTGTGTTGAGGAAATCTATGAAAGCGTAAAAGGAGTAAGTGAAGTAATTTCTGGCTATTCAGGAGGAAATTCAGACAATCCTACCTACCGCAATCACGCAGATCATGCTGAGGCTAATGAAGTGATTTACGATCCTGAAAAAGTGAGATTCAAAACTTTGGTAGATGTGTACTTTGCCTCTCAAAATATTGAGCAAGAAAATGGTCAGGGGCCTGATATAGGTCACAGTTACAGATCCATCATCTTCTATCAAAATGCGGAGCAAAAACAAATCATCGATGCAAAAATCGCTGAGTTGACCAAAGAAGGATACGATGTAGCCGCAGAGGTGAAGCCATTCCAGAAGTTCTACAAAGCTGAAGACTATCACCAGGATTACGCTACGAATAATCCGAATAACCGCTACATTCAAGGGGTCAGCATCCCTAGATTCAAGCGTTTTGCCTCAAAGATGCCTGAGGTAGTAAAAAAAGAAGCATTGCAGCATTGA
- a CDS encoding pyridoxal phosphate-dependent aminotransferase yields the protein MPKISEKGQAMPSSPVRKLVPFAEAAVKKGRTIYQLNIGQPDIKTPEQALQAVKDADMEVLEYSHSAGNQSYRDKLANYYNNLGFDISSDDIIVSTGGSEALLFVMGSICDQGDEVIIPEPFYANYNGFAAASGVTVKPIHTKIEENFSLPSIAEFEKLITDKTKAILICNPGNPTGYLYTENEMQQLAELVKKHDLFLVADEVYREFAYDGRIHHSVLSLKGIEQNAIMVDSVSKRYSMCGARIGCLVSKNKEIMGAAMKFAQARLSPPTFAQIAAEAALDTPQEYFDEVIQEYIERRDLLINGLKEIEGVKVANPGGAFYCVAELPVEDTDAFAQWLLEYFDLNNETVMVAPAAGFYSTPGMGKNQIRIAYVLEKEAIRKSIKILQAGLKEYTA from the coding sequence ATGCCCAAAATATCTGAAAAAGGACAGGCGATGCCGTCCTCTCCCGTTAGAAAATTAGTTCCCTTTGCTGAAGCTGCCGTCAAAAAAGGCAGAACGATCTACCAGTTAAACATAGGACAACCAGATATTAAAACTCCTGAACAAGCCCTTCAAGCCGTTAAGGATGCAGACATGGAAGTACTTGAGTACAGCCATAGTGCAGGTAATCAAAGCTACCGCGATAAATTAGCAAATTATTACAACAATTTAGGTTTTGACATCTCAAGTGATGACATTATAGTATCAACTGGCGGTAGTGAGGCATTACTTTTTGTGATGGGGTCTATTTGCGACCAGGGTGACGAGGTGATTATCCCAGAACCGTTTTATGCAAATTACAATGGTTTTGCAGCGGCCAGCGGCGTTACCGTAAAACCCATTCATACTAAAATTGAAGAAAATTTCTCACTACCCTCTATTGCAGAATTTGAGAAACTCATTACTGATAAGACTAAAGCAATTCTCATCTGTAACCCAGGTAACCCGACCGGTTATTTGTATACCGAAAATGAAATGCAGCAACTGGCAGAATTGGTTAAAAAACACGACCTTTTTCTCGTAGCTGACGAGGTCTATCGAGAATTTGCCTATGATGGCCGCATCCATCACTCTGTTTTGAGTCTTAAGGGTATTGAGCAAAACGCCATCATGGTAGATTCCGTATCAAAAAGATATAGTATGTGTGGTGCCCGTATAGGCTGTCTGGTTTCTAAAAATAAGGAAATCATGGGAGCAGCAATGAAATTTGCCCAGGCGCGATTGAGCCCTCCTACTTTTGCTCAAATTGCTGCTGAGGCTGCTCTGGATACGCCCCAGGAGTATTTTGACGAGGTTATTCAAGAGTACATTGAGAGACGTGATTTATTGATCAACGGGCTCAAAGAAATCGAGGGCGTTAAGGTAGCTAACCCAGGCGGCGCATTTTATTGCGTTGCAGAATTGCCCGTAGAAGATACTGATGCTTTTGCGCAATGGTTGCTGGAGTATTTTGATTTGAATAACGAGACGGTCATGGTCGCGCCTGCAGCCGGATTCTACAGCACACCAGGCATGGGTAAAAACCAGATACGCATTGCTTATGTTCTGGAAAAGGAAGCAATAAGAAAGTCTATCAAAATCTTGCAAGCGGGTCTTAAAGAATACACGGCGTGA
- a CDS encoding zinc ribbon domain-containing protein, producing the protein MAKKTEATVEDKLRDLYNLQLIDSRIDEIRNVRGELPLEVQDLEDEVEGLTKRLAKLDAHLEELGDNITEKKNMIAESKALIEKYAEQQKNVRNNREFNSLSKEIEFQELEIELSEKHIKEFKAQIEQQNEVIEEHKGRLEERKEHLKHKKSELDEILKETEKEEQALMKMSADYAKSIEERLIKAYTRIRTNVKNGLAVVPIERGASGGSYFTIPPQVQVEIASRKKIITDEHSGRILVDAALAAEQAETMDKTFAKL; encoded by the coding sequence ATGGCAAAAAAGACTGAGGCTACCGTAGAAGACAAGTTAAGAGATCTTTACAACCTTCAACTCATCGACTCTAGAATAGACGAGATACGCAATGTACGTGGAGAACTTCCACTAGAAGTTCAAGATCTTGAAGATGAAGTGGAGGGTCTTACAAAAAGACTGGCCAAACTGGATGCCCACCTAGAAGAACTAGGCGATAACATCACAGAAAAGAAAAACATGATCGCAGAGTCTAAGGCTCTGATCGAGAAATATGCCGAACAGCAAAAAAACGTGCGTAATAATCGTGAGTTCAACTCTTTAAGCAAAGAGATCGAGTTTCAAGAACTTGAGATCGAACTTTCCGAAAAGCACATCAAGGAATTCAAGGCGCAAATCGAGCAGCAAAATGAAGTGATCGAAGAACACAAGGGCCGTCTTGAAGAGCGCAAAGAGCACTTGAAGCACAAGAAGTCTGAACTGGATGAAATTCTTAAAGAGACTGAGAAGGAAGAACAAGCCCTTATGAAAATGAGTGCAGACTATGCAAAATCTATTGAAGAGCGTTTGATCAAAGCCTACACCCGTATCAGAACCAACGTTAAGAATGGTCTTGCCGTAGTGCCGATCGAGCGTGGTGCATCTGGAGGTAGTTATTTCACCATTCCACCACAGGTGCAAGTTGAGATTGCTAGCCGTAAAAAGATCATAACTGACGAGCACTCAGGTCGTATACTTGTAGACGCCGCTCTTGCCGCTGAACAAGCCGAGACTATGGATAAGACTTTTGCGAAGCTGTAA
- a CDS encoding membrane or secreted protein, producing MDLKLFLITFGLLALAFAGIAIKIWGKKDGKFAGTCASQNPYLNKTGEACSMCGKLPDEQDCKNPEKTTR from the coding sequence ATGGATTTAAAACTATTTTTAATCACCTTCGGTTTATTAGCACTAGCTTTTGCTGGAATTGCTATAAAAATATGGGGAAAGAAAGATGGAAAATTTGCCGGTACTTGCGCCAGTCAAAACCCATACCTAAACAAAACAGGCGAAGCGTGCAGCATGTGCGGTAAATTACCCGACGAGCAGGATTGCAAAAATCCAGAGAAGACCACTCGATAA
- a CDS encoding Nif3-like dinuclear metal center hexameric protein has protein sequence MTIKQVTDYLEILAPRAYAEDFDNTGLLTGNKHDEVTGILVTLDCLENVVDEATEKGCNLIVTFHPIIFKGLKHLQPTDYVRKAVVKAIKKDIAIYAIHTNLDSVKGGVSYRMAEALNLKNVKTLVPKKKLLKKLTTYVPTEDVEKVRNALFDAGAGSLGNYSDCSFSHEGVGTFKGNDESNPAIGQQGKREKVAETQLNLTFLPHLEIPVLQALHRTHPYEEIAYEITTLDNFYQNIGLGVIGEWETPLSKEDFLQKVKSIFKCGVVRFSLSRKRDIKKVALLGGSGAFAIKNAIAAGADAYVTADLKYHEFFEGSEMLLCDIGHFESEQFTKDLLYEYLSDKFSSFAILCAEAQTNPVNYF, from the coding sequence ATCACAATCAAACAAGTCACCGATTATCTAGAAATTCTCGCCCCTCGTGCTTACGCTGAAGATTTTGACAACACCGGTTTATTGACGGGAAACAAACATGACGAAGTCACGGGAATACTGGTAACGCTGGATTGTTTGGAAAATGTGGTAGACGAGGCGACAGAAAAAGGCTGCAACCTCATCGTCACTTTTCATCCTATCATTTTTAAAGGATTAAAGCACTTGCAACCTACTGATTACGTGCGTAAAGCGGTTGTCAAAGCAATCAAAAAAGATATCGCCATTTATGCAATTCATACAAATCTGGATAGCGTGAAGGGAGGCGTGAGTTACCGCATGGCAGAAGCACTGAACCTCAAAAATGTAAAGACACTCGTTCCAAAAAAGAAATTGCTCAAAAAATTGACGACCTACGTCCCTACTGAAGATGTTGAAAAAGTCCGTAATGCCTTGTTTGATGCGGGTGCTGGATCGCTAGGAAATTACTCAGATTGCAGTTTCAGTCATGAAGGAGTCGGGACTTTTAAAGGAAATGATGAAAGTAATCCGGCGATAGGACAGCAGGGAAAACGTGAAAAAGTTGCCGAGACGCAACTCAATCTGACTTTTCTTCCACACCTTGAGATTCCCGTTTTGCAGGCCTTGCATCGCACCCATCCGTATGAGGAAATTGCTTATGAGATTACCACGCTAGACAATTTCTACCAAAACATAGGACTTGGGGTCATCGGTGAATGGGAAACACCACTTTCTAAAGAAGATTTTTTACAAAAAGTGAAGTCCATTTTTAAGTGTGGAGTGGTAAGATTCTCGCTTTCGCGAAAGCGAGATATCAAAAAAGTAGCGCTACTGGGAGGTTCTGGAGCCTTTGCCATTAAAAATGCCATCGCTGCCGGAGCTGATGCGTATGTTACCGCAGACCTCAAATACCACGAATTTTTTGAAGGATCAGAAATGCTTTTATGCGATATAGGACACTTTGAAAGTGAGCAGTTTACAAAAGATTTATTGTATGAATATCTTAGCGATAAATTTAGTAGTTTTGCAATCCTTTGTGCAGAGGCACAAACAAACCCAGTAAATTACTTTTAA
- a CDS encoding glycosyltransferase produces the protein MILDLFVWFLAGFTILNLGYYLYFSKFSFITKSTCDRTSTTLSDIAPHASETIDAVSVIICAKNEEENLKRLLPLLLEQNHPNFEVVVVNDYSKDNTLEVIESFMEKDSRVKLVDIVPNESFWGNKKYALTLGIKKARNNKLLFTDADCTPASKSWISEMTQQLVDKKTIVLGYSGYEKIKGSFLNALIRFETAIAATQYLSYAVRGNAYMGVGRNLAYTADQFYASSGFMSHMKVLGGDDDLFVNEAANRENVAVSLNPDSFTYSVPKKSWNAWWKQKRRHINTAGHYKWKHKIALGLFFVSQIGFFASAVVAGIFSPFWMIVLGIIVLRYLVTWLVIGYAFKKLQESALVWFYPFYEVILLFSQGALYFNNLVAPPRYWE, from the coding sequence ATGATCCTAGATCTCTTCGTCTGGTTTCTGGCCGGGTTCACGATTCTTAATTTAGGGTATTACCTATACTTCTCAAAGTTCTCTTTTATTACCAAGTCAACTTGCGATCGCACTTCGACTACGCTCAGTGACATCGCACCACATGCTTCTGAAACTATTGATGCGGTCTCAGTAATCATTTGTGCTAAAAACGAAGAGGAAAACCTCAAAAGATTACTACCGCTACTACTTGAACAAAACCATCCCAATTTTGAAGTAGTTGTTGTAAATGACTACAGTAAGGACAACACACTTGAGGTTATCGAATCATTCATGGAGAAAGACTCCCGAGTAAAATTGGTAGATATTGTTCCAAATGAATCTTTTTGGGGAAATAAAAAATATGCTTTAACGCTGGGGATCAAAAAAGCGAGAAATAATAAGTTACTTTTTACTGATGCCGATTGCACACCAGCCAGTAAAAGTTGGATCTCAGAAATGACTCAGCAATTAGTGGATAAAAAAACTATTGTGCTGGGATATAGTGGCTATGAAAAAATAAAAGGTTCCTTCCTCAATGCGCTTATCCGGTTTGAAACTGCCATTGCCGCCACCCAATATCTAAGTTACGCGGTAAGAGGAAACGCTTATATGGGAGTAGGTCGCAACCTCGCTTATACCGCTGACCAATTTTACGCCTCTAGTGGCTTTATGAGTCACATGAAGGTTTTGGGTGGTGATGACGATCTTTTTGTAAACGAAGCAGCAAACCGCGAGAATGTTGCAGTGAGCCTGAATCCAGATTCATTCACTTACAGCGTGCCTAAAAAATCATGGAACGCGTGGTGGAAGCAAAAAAGAAGACACATCAATACCGCTGGTCATTACAAATGGAAACATAAAATCGCTCTGGGGCTATTTTTTGTTTCTCAAATAGGCTTTTTTGCATCGGCTGTAGTTGCTGGAATTTTTAGTCCTTTTTGGATGATTGTATTGGGAATTATTGTTTTGCGTTATCTAGTCACCTGGCTAGTAATAGGATATGCGTTCAAAAAACTACAGGAGTCAGCGCTTGTTTGGTTTTACCCGTTTTATGAAGTCATTTTGCTCTTCAGTCAGGGTGCGTTATACTTCAACAACCTTGTTGCTCCACCCAGATACTGGGAATAG
- the lipA gene encoding lipoyl synthase, whose amino-acid sequence METITKSVAPPKGKPKWLRVKLPVGKKYKELRGVVDKYELHTICTSGSCPNMGECWTEGTATFMILGNVCTRSCGFCGVKTGRPEDVDWAEPEKVARSIKLMGIKHAVITSVDRDDLKDMGSIIWKETVAAIRRMNPETTLETLIPDFQGNTRNIDRIVEANPEVVSHNMETVKRLTREVRIQAKYERSLEVLHYLKEQGINRTKSGIMLGLGEREDEVIETLHDLRKNDVDVVTLGQYLQPSKRHLPVQEFINPDQFKKYEVIGKDLGFRHVESGALVRSSYKAHKHIL is encoded by the coding sequence ATGGAAACAATCACAAAATCTGTCGCTCCACCTAAAGGAAAGCCCAAATGGCTCCGTGTCAAACTTCCCGTAGGTAAAAAATACAAGGAATTGCGTGGAGTGGTTGACAAATATGAGCTCCACACCATTTGTACCAGTGGTAGCTGTCCTAATATGGGAGAATGCTGGACAGAAGGAACGGCTACTTTCATGATTTTAGGTAATGTATGTACGCGTAGTTGTGGATTCTGTGGTGTGAAAACAGGTAGACCAGAAGACGTAGACTGGGCAGAACCTGAAAAAGTCGCTCGCTCAATCAAACTGATGGGCATCAAGCACGCAGTAATTACGAGTGTTGACCGTGATGACCTTAAAGACATGGGTTCCATCATCTGGAAAGAGACTGTTGCTGCGATAAGAAGAATGAATCCAGAAACTACGCTGGAAACGCTCATACCAGACTTTCAAGGAAATACTCGTAACATCGACCGTATTGTTGAAGCAAATCCTGAAGTAGTTTCCCATAACATGGAGACCGTAAAGCGTTTAACGCGTGAAGTAAGAATCCAGGCAAAATACGAGCGCAGTCTTGAAGTACTTCACTACCTTAAAGAGCAAGGTATCAACCGCACAAAGTCAGGAATTATGCTCGGGCTTGGAGAACGTGAAGACGAAGTCATTGAAACTTTACACGATTTGAGAAAAAACGATGTGGATGTAGTGACGCTGGGTCAATACCTGCAACCTAGTAAAAGACACTTACCCGTTCAGGAATTCATTAATCCTGACCAATTCAAAAAGTATGAAGTGATCGGGAAAGACCTTGGCTTTAGACACGTTGAGAGCGGTGCATTAGTACGTTCTTCTTACAAAGCGCATAAGCATATTTTGTAG
- the gap gene encoding type I glyceraldehyde-3-phosphate dehydrogenase, with protein MIKIAINGFGRIGRVFLRTVIDHPEIEVVAINDLASPEVMAHLFKYDSIHGVLDKEVNHGNDFIQIGKHQIKFSQHKQLESLDWKNVDIVIESTGKFKLRSELQKHLQAGAKKVILSAPPVEDDIKTIVLGVNDAIIEPSDLIISNASCTTNNAAPMIKVLDELCGIEQAYITTVHSYTTDQGLHDHPHRDLRRARAAGQSIVPTTTGAAKALTKVFPHLSEVIGGCGVRVPVPNGSLTDMTINVKRGTSIQEVNDAFSAFAKAYPDYFSYTTIPLVSRDISGSPYSCIFDSEMTSVIGKLVKLIGWYDNESGYSNRLKDLALRVAGLG; from the coding sequence ATGATTAAAATCGCAATAAACGGCTTCGGGCGTATAGGTAGGGTATTTCTAAGAACGGTCATCGACCATCCTGAAATTGAGGTCGTAGCAATCAATGACTTGGCGAGCCCTGAAGTCATGGCACACCTTTTTAAATATGATTCTATCCACGGTGTACTCGATAAAGAAGTAAATCATGGCAACGATTTTATTCAAATCGGCAAGCATCAAATCAAATTTTCTCAGCATAAACAACTGGAAAGTCTCGACTGGAAAAATGTAGATATTGTCATAGAATCGACGGGAAAATTCAAGCTAAGATCAGAACTTCAAAAACATCTACAAGCTGGTGCTAAAAAGGTCATTTTGAGCGCTCCACCGGTGGAAGATGACATCAAGACCATTGTTTTGGGAGTAAATGATGCGATTATAGAACCCTCAGACCTCATTATTTCAAACGCCAGCTGTACCACAAATAACGCAGCACCCATGATCAAGGTGCTTGATGAGCTCTGCGGTATCGAGCAGGCTTACATCACCACGGTGCACAGTTATACGACAGACCAGGGATTGCACGATCATCCCCACCGCGATTTGAGACGTGCAAGAGCCGCTGGTCAGTCTATAGTTCCTACCACAACGGGAGCCGCCAAGGCATTGACTAAAGTTTTTCCGCACCTCAGCGAAGTCATTGGTGGTTGTGGGGTGCGCGTTCCAGTGCCTAATGGGAGTCTTACGGATATGACCATTAACGTGAAGAGAGGTACATCAATTCAAGAGGTGAATGATGCTTTTTCCGCTTTCGCGAAAGCGTACCCAGATTACTTCTCCTACACAACGATCCCACTAGTTTCTAGAGATATATCAGGCAGTCCCTACTCCTGTATTTTTGATTCAGAAATGACCAGCGTAATCGGTAAACTGGTTAAACTCATAGGGTGGTACGACAATGAAAGTGGATACAGTAATCGATTGAAAGATTTAGCGCTACGAGTGGCTGGACTCGGGTAG